One genomic region from Chloroflexota bacterium encodes:
- a CDS encoding enoyl-CoA hydratase, which yields MAYQYLTLEKKDHIAVVTMNRPDKLNSLNVGLRDELVVAFREITNDDEVRVAVLTGAGRAFCAGGDVGGIQDMANANEGHLPRREIVDPMGWNLREIEGFPKPLIAAVNGVAAGTGFAMVLMSDLRIASGKAKFVTVFVRRGMIPDSGMSYLLPRLVGDAKAAELLFMGDDIDAQAAKDLGIVSRVVPPERLMPVAMELAAKIAAAPPVTIELTKKLIHKRRTQEMEEAFHYETFAQRICFSTEDTKEGVKAFLEKRAPNFKGR from the coding sequence ATGGCCTATCAATATCTGACGCTGGAAAAGAAAGACCACATCGCCGTCGTCACCATGAACCGGCCGGATAAGCTCAACTCTCTCAACGTCGGCCTCCGCGATGAGCTCGTCGTCGCCTTCCGCGAGATCACGAACGATGATGAGGTGCGCGTCGCTGTCCTCACCGGCGCGGGGCGCGCCTTCTGCGCGGGAGGCGATGTCGGCGGCATCCAGGACATGGCCAACGCGAACGAAGGCCATCTTCCCCGGCGGGAGATCGTGGACCCCATGGGCTGGAACCTCCGCGAGATCGAAGGCTTCCCCAAACCCCTCATCGCCGCCGTGAACGGCGTCGCCGCAGGCACCGGCTTCGCCATGGTCCTCATGAGCGATCTCCGCATCGCCTCGGGAAAAGCGAAGTTCGTCACCGTTTTCGTTCGCCGAGGCATGATTCCGGATAGCGGCATGAGCTATCTCCTCCCTCGCCTCGTCGGCGATGCCAAGGCTGCTGAGCTGCTCTTCATGGGCGATGACATTGACGCCCAGGCCGCCAAGGACCTCGGCATCGTCAGCCGCGTCGTCCCGCCCGAGCGGCTCATGCCCGTCGCCATGGAGCTTGCCGCCAAGATCGCCGCCGCCCCGCCCGTCACCATCGAGCTCACCAAGAAGCTCATCCACAAGCGTCGCACCCAGGAGATGGAAGAGGCCTTCCACTATGAGACCTTTGCCCAGCGCATCTGCTTCTCCACGGAAGACACCAAGGAGGGCGTGAAGGCCTTCCTGGAAAAACGCGCCCCGAACTTCAAGGGCCGGTAA
- a CDS encoding acyl-CoA dehydrogenase: protein MSFLMEYPLPPDAKRFQQEVRSFLKQAFTPDVREEMDTGQWGTGQGPQGRKFLKKLGEKKWLGLTWPVEYGGLGKTFMHKFALTEELDYLHAPWPGMGSFVVGPCLMMFGTPEQKKTFLPKIAAGEWLFALGYTEPNAGSDLASLSLSAVADGDEFVLNGQKIFQSESHSADFVWLAARTDASVAKHKGISLFIVPTHSKGMTLQPMYTMGGHRNNVVYYDNVRIPKGKLVGEVNKGWYYLAAALDLERIFPIGGLMREVEEVISFAKASHAGGRPAMQDPVQRSRLAQMLIEAHVLRTHAFRVAWMQDQGQVPNIEASIQKIMIREMYQRLATLAYQILGQYGQVRRGHPLAVLNGKFEHMARHSPTMTITAGSSEIQRNIIATRGLGLPR from the coding sequence ATGAGCTTCCTCATGGAATACCCGCTCCCGCCCGATGCCAAGCGCTTCCAGCAGGAGGTCCGCAGCTTCCTCAAACAGGCCTTCACGCCCGATGTGCGGGAAGAGATGGACACTGGCCAGTGGGGGACGGGCCAGGGCCCCCAGGGGCGGAAGTTCCTCAAGAAACTGGGCGAGAAGAAATGGCTCGGCCTCACCTGGCCCGTCGAATACGGCGGCCTGGGCAAGACCTTCATGCACAAGTTCGCCCTCACGGAAGAGCTCGATTACCTGCACGCCCCCTGGCCCGGCATGGGCAGCTTCGTCGTCGGCCCCTGCCTCATGATGTTCGGCACGCCCGAGCAGAAAAAGACCTTCCTCCCCAAGATCGCGGCGGGCGAGTGGCTCTTTGCCCTTGGTTATACCGAGCCCAACGCCGGCTCGGACCTCGCCTCTCTCTCCTTGAGCGCCGTCGCCGATGGCGATGAGTTCGTCCTCAACGGCCAGAAGATCTTCCAGAGCGAGTCTCACTCCGCCGATTTCGTCTGGCTCGCCGCCCGCACGGACGCCTCCGTCGCCAAGCACAAGGGCATCTCCCTCTTCATCGTGCCCACCCACAGCAAGGGCATGACCCTTCAGCCCATGTACACCATGGGCGGCCACCGCAACAACGTCGTCTACTATGACAACGTCCGCATCCCCAAGGGTAAACTCGTCGGCGAAGTGAACAAGGGCTGGTACTACCTCGCCGCCGCCCTCGATTTGGAGCGCATCTTCCCCATCGGCGGCCTTATGCGGGAGGTGGAAGAGGTCATCTCCTTCGCCAAGGCCTCCCACGCCGGCGGGCGCCCAGCGATGCAAGACCCCGTCCAGCGCAGCCGCCTCGCCCAGATGCTCATAGAGGCGCACGTCCTCCGCACCCACGCCTTCCGCGTCGCTTGGATGCAGGACCAGGGCCAGGTGCCGAATATCGAAGCCTCCATCCAGAAGATCATGATCCGCGAGATGTACCAGCGCCTGGCCACCCTCGCCTATCAGATACTCGGCCAGTACGGCCAGGTTCGCAGGGGCCACCCCCTCGCCGTCCTCAATGGCAAGTTCGAGCACATGGCCCGCCACAGCCCCACCATGACCATCACCGCCGGCAGCTCGGAGATCCAGCGCAATATCATCGCCACGCGCGGCTTGGGCCTGCCCCGGTAA
- a CDS encoding acyl-CoA dehydrogenase: MFFQLNEEQKMLRSSARDFLQKTCTKDYVRAMETDPRGHSPDVWKQVADLGWLGLTLPEQYGGSAASFMDLTVLFEETGRALLPDPFFPTVVASLLVSDAASEKQRRDLLPKVVKGDAVLTLALLEEQGSFDPDSLHLAAAQQGGDFVLTGKKFFVPEGHIADLLIVPARAASGKGGKGLSLFLVPGKSPGLSVDALPTISHEKLAVLSFSSVRVGKDNLIGPLHEAWPALQRHLLIAAVAKCAEMVGGMQRVLEMATEYAKTRVQFGRPIGSFQAIQHHAANMAIDVETSREIVMDAAYKIASDLPFEMEASACKAWVSEAYRRVGYLGHQIHGGIGLIVEHDMQLYFRRAKAAELAYGDADYHRELAVGKLEAML, from the coding sequence ATGTTCTTTCAATTGAACGAAGAGCAGAAGATGCTCCGCAGCTCCGCGCGCGACTTCCTCCAGAAGACGTGCACCAAGGACTACGTCCGCGCCATGGAGACCGACCCCCGCGGCCACTCGCCCGATGTCTGGAAGCAGGTCGCCGATCTCGGCTGGCTCGGCCTCACCCTCCCCGAGCAGTACGGCGGCTCCGCGGCCTCCTTCATGGACCTTACGGTCCTCTTTGAGGAGACGGGCCGCGCCCTCCTGCCAGACCCCTTCTTCCCTACCGTCGTCGCCTCTCTCCTGGTGAGCGATGCCGCATCAGAAAAACAGCGCCGCGACCTCCTTCCCAAGGTCGTGAAGGGCGATGCCGTCTTGACCCTCGCCCTCCTGGAAGAGCAAGGCAGCTTCGATCCCGATAGCCTGCACCTCGCGGCGGCCCAGCAGGGCGGCGATTTTGTCTTGACGGGCAAGAAGTTCTTCGTCCCGGAAGGCCACATCGCCGATCTCCTCATCGTCCCCGCGCGCGCCGCTTCCGGGAAAGGCGGCAAGGGCCTCTCCCTCTTCCTCGTCCCCGGCAAGTCGCCCGGTCTCTCCGTGGACGCCCTTCCCACCATCTCGCACGAAAAGCTCGCTGTTCTCTCCTTCTCCTCCGTCCGCGTCGGCAAGGACAACCTCATCGGACCCCTGCACGAAGCCTGGCCCGCCCTCCAGCGCCACCTCCTCATCGCCGCAGTCGCCAAGTGCGCCGAGATGGTGGGCGGCATGCAGCGCGTCCTGGAGATGGCGACTGAGTACGCCAAGACTCGCGTCCAGTTCGGCAGGCCCATCGGCAGCTTCCAGGCCATCCAGCACCACGCCGCCAATATGGCGATAGATGTGGAGACCTCCCGGGAAATCGTCATGGATGCCGCCTACAAGATTGCGTCGGACCTTCCCTTCGAGATGGAGGCCAGCGCCTGCAAGGCCTGGGTCAGTGAGGCCTATCGCCGGGTCGGCTACCTCGGCCACCAGATCCACGGCGGCATCGGCCTCATAGTGGAGCACGATATGCAGCTCTACTTCCGCCGCGCCAAGGCCGCCGAGCTCGCTTATGGCGACGCCGATTACCACCGGGAGCTTGCCGTGGGTAAGCTGGAGGCCATGCTATGA
- a CDS encoding enoyl-CoA hydratase/isomerase family protein has product MDFKQIIYEKRGHKAYITLNRPEVLNAFSMQMQNELKRAWADVKQDRKVHVVILTGAGERAFCSGVDRNDPDRERVRVELPKDTWHIEIPGSMLASKQNGVYKPVITAVNGICGGGGFYFLYDSDITICSENATFFDPHVTYGQVAALEPVGMLRKIPLGEVIRIALMGMAERVGAQKALQIGLVTEVVPQAKLMETADQMADVIASAPPMAIQGTLQAIWHALETGRASSLDAAKVFVIAQNVFRDVEGGEKKFQTKDRPQWRLR; this is encoded by the coding sequence ATGGACTTCAAGCAGATTATCTATGAGAAGCGCGGCCACAAGGCCTATATCACCCTGAACCGCCCGGAGGTCCTCAACGCCTTCAGCATGCAGATGCAGAACGAGCTGAAGCGCGCCTGGGCCGATGTGAAGCAGGATCGCAAGGTCCACGTCGTCATCCTCACCGGCGCGGGCGAGCGCGCCTTCTGCAGCGGCGTGGACCGCAACGACCCGGATCGCGAGCGCGTCCGCGTGGAGCTTCCCAAGGACACCTGGCATATCGAGATACCCGGCAGCATGCTCGCCTCCAAGCAGAACGGCGTCTACAAGCCCGTCATCACGGCGGTGAACGGCATCTGCGGCGGCGGCGGCTTCTACTTCCTTTACGATTCCGATATCACCATCTGCTCGGAGAACGCCACCTTCTTCGATCCCCACGTCACCTATGGCCAGGTCGCCGCGCTGGAGCCCGTCGGCATGCTGCGCAAGATACCCCTGGGCGAAGTCATCCGCATTGCCCTCATGGGCATGGCCGAGCGCGTCGGCGCCCAGAAGGCCCTCCAGATTGGCCTCGTCACGGAGGTCGTCCCCCAGGCAAAGCTCATGGAGACCGCCGACCAGATGGCCGATGTGATCGCCTCCGCGCCGCCGATGGCCATCCAGGGAACCCTCCAGGCCATCTGGCACGCCCTGGAGACGGGCCGCGCCTCCTCTCTGGATGCAGCCAAGGTCTTCGTCATCGCCCAGAACGTCTTCCGCGATGTAGAAGGCGGCGAGAAGAAGTTCCAGACCAAAGACCGTCCCCAGTGGCGTCTGCGCTGA